The following coding sequences are from one Pongo abelii isolate AG06213 chromosome 3, NHGRI_mPonAbe1-v2.0_pri, whole genome shotgun sequence window:
- the LOC103890412 gene encoding small EDRK-rich factor 2-like, whose translation MKKQKNTQTVKGKCQEDGLSAAAHKQRDLETMQLKQKRENEKEEEPK comes from the coding sequence ATGAAAAAACAGAAGAATACACAAACAGTTAAGGGAAAGTGCCAAGAAGACGGACTTTCTGCTGCTGCCCACAAGCAGAGGGACTTGGAGACCATGCAGCTGAAGCAGAAAAGGGAAAACGAGAAGGAGGAGGAACCTAAGTAG